The window GGAGGCGCCCCGCGCTCGCCGACCACCGTGCCCTCGGCGCGGCCGAGAGCCGCGACCTCGATCTCCACCCCGTGCTGCATGCCCAGATCGATGGCGTCGTGCTGGACCAGGGCCCCGCCCAGCTGGCGCGCCGTCTCCCAACTGGCCCGGCGGTAACGCAGCGGCGTGCCCGTTTCCGAGGCCGGATCACGGTCGTAGAGGCCATCGACATCCTTGACCAGACGCACCCGATCCAGGCCCAGCTCGGCGGCCAGAACCACCGCCGTCAGGTCCGATCCGCCGCGCCCCAGCAGGGCCACCCGACCGTTCGACCGCACGCCGCCGAAGCCGGGAACCACCACCACCTCATGCTCGGCCAAGGCGTCGTGCAGGCGCTCGCCCTTCAGGCTGACCGGGCGGGCGTGCTGCGCCGGCCCCTCGACGACAATACCCAGTTCCCGCACCGACAGACCCACCGCGTCCAGCCCCACCCGGTCGCAGGCGATGGCGACCAGGGCCGCCGCCTTCTCCTCGCCCAGCACCACATAGGCGGGCAGCAGTTCGTTCTCGTGGTCCAGGCCCAGGGCGCGGGCGTCGGCCAACAAGCGGTCGGTGTGGCCCGACAGGGCCGAAACCACCGCCACCACCTTACGCCCAGCGCGGACATGGCCGTAGATTTCCGAGGCCACGGCCGGGGCTTCGGCGGCGTTGCGCAGGACGGAGGAGCCGAATTTCAGCACCACGACTTCGGCGTCGAAGGCGGCCTGGGGTTTCTGTTTATCGGCGACGAGAGCGAGGGCGGAAGCGGGCATCGGGGTGATCCTGAAGGCGGGGTCTGGCAGGGAGGTCGGTGTCGGTTCGGGCCATAAAAAAACCCGCCCGGGGGTCCGGGCGGGGTGTTCGGTTTTTGCGTTTTTCGCCTAGACGGCGCGCATCATCCGGTCCCCGCCCGCGAGGGCATGGTGGTGGTACCGGTGGTCGTAATCATGGACGCGAAGAGACCCGTCGCCGCGACGGCGATCAGGGTCATCATCATGCTGGCGAAGTGGTCGAGCACAGGCGGCGTCCGGTTGAAGATCGTGCCTCAGGGTGTTCCACGACCCCGCACCGCGTCAACCCCGAAAAGAACAAATTTTTCTCCGAAGCGCCAAAAAAGCGCGATCTCACCGGCGAATTAGGCATTCAGCCTGAAATGGGGTGAATTATTTCGCTTGACCGGAGCCCTTCGCAACCGCAACGTTAGGTCACTCATCAAGACCGGCTGAGGGATTAGGCCCTTTGACGCCGGGGCAACCATCGGGTTCCGCCCGAAACGGTGCCAACTCCTGCGGGGTTTTCAGGGCGACCTGAAAACCGCGAGAGATGGGTGGAGCATCGACGAGGCGAAGCTCCACGGTCTGTCACTGCTTGGGTTCCTTGGCGAGTTGTTTTGCTGAGTGACCGAGACCCATGACCCTGGCCCTGATCGACCCTATCGCCCCCGCCGAAGAGCCCGCCTGTCGGTCCGGTTCCGCACGCCGTCCGTCCGAGCTGCTGTCGCGCGACGGGGCCCATGACGTCGTCGTTCCCATCCCCGACGGCTTCGAGCTCGATTTCGGCGGAACGCTAAACCAGAAGCAGGTCGTCGGCCGCCTGCACGGCAAGGCCGGCGCCCCCCTGATCGTGGTGGCCGGCGGCATCTCGGCCGATCGCTATGTCCACCGCACCGAGACCAAGGGCCTGGGCTGGTGGTCGGGCGCCGTGGGCGTCCGCGCCCCCATCGACCTGACCCGTTTCCGCGTCCTGGCCTTTGATTTCGCCCCGGAGTTCGGCGAAGGCGTCAAGGACGCCAGGACCCCGCTGACCATCACCACCCAGGATCAGGCGCGGCTGCTGGCCCTGCTGCTGGATCACCTCGGCGTGGACAAGGTCGCGGCCTTCATCGGCTGTTCCTACGGCGGCATGATCGCGCTGGCGTTCGGCGAACTCTTCCCCGACTGGGCCGAGCAGCTGGTGGTGGTGTCCGCCGCCCACCGCCCTCACCCGCTGGCCACCGCCTGGCGCGGCATCCAGCGCCGCATCCTGCAACTGGGCCTCGACACCGGCCGCATCGATCAGGCCGTGGGTCTGGCGCGCGAACTGGCCATGACCACCTATCGCACCCCCGACGAGTTCGGCGACCGCTTCGATTCCGAGGCCCCCAGCCACGCAGGGCAAGCCTATCCCGTCTGCGACTATCTGACAGCGCGCGGCCGGGCCTATCGCGACCGCACCACGCCCTCGCGCTGGCTGAGCCTGTCGGACTCCATCGACCGCCACCGCGTCGAGCCCGAGGCCATCACCGCCCCGGTCACCCTGGTCGGCTTCACCACCGATCGCCTCTGCCCCATCGACGACATGAGGGAGCTGGCCGCGCGCCTGCCCAACCTCTGGCGCTTCGAACAACACCCCTCCCTGTACGGCCACGACGCCTTCCTGAAGGAAGACGCCCTGGTCGCCGACATCCTGACTTCCGTACTGAAGGACATCGACCAATGAGCCGCGCCCGCCCTGCCGATCCCCGCACCATCGCCGCCCGCTCGGGCGTCGATACGGACACGGCCCACGGCGCGGTCATGCCGCCGCTCTATCTGTCGTCCAACTATTCCTTCGCCGGCTTCGACCAGAAGCGTCGTTACGACTACTCGCGTTCGGGCAACCCGACCCGCGACGTCCTGGCCGAGACTCTGGCCGAGCTGGAAGGCGGCGCCGGCGCCGTCATCACCGCCACCGGCATGGCTGCGGTCGATCTGCCGCTTTCCTTGCTGAACCCCGGCGAACTGCTGATCGCCCCGCACGACTGCTACGGCGGCACCCACCGCCTGCTGGCGGCGCGCGCCAAGAAGGGCCACTTCCGCGTCGCCTTCGTCGATCAGAATGACGCAGAGGCTCTGGACGCGGCGCTGGCCGACGGCGCCAAGCTGGTGCTGATCGAGACCCCGTCCAACCCCCTGCTGCGCGTCGTGGATGTGGCCGATGTCTGTCGCTGCGCCCATGCCGTGGGGGCCAAGGTGGTGTGCGACAACACCTTCCTGTCGCCCGCCCTGCAGCGCCCGCTGGAACTGGGCGCCGACATCGTCGTCCACTCGACCACCAAATACATCAAC of the Brevundimonas pondensis genome contains:
- the metX gene encoding homoserine O-succinyltransferase MetX — protein: MTLALIDPIAPAEEPACRSGSARRPSELLSRDGAHDVVVPIPDGFELDFGGTLNQKQVVGRLHGKAGAPLIVVAGGISADRYVHRTETKGLGWWSGAVGVRAPIDLTRFRVLAFDFAPEFGEGVKDARTPLTITTQDQARLLALLLDHLGVDKVAAFIGCSYGGMIALAFGELFPDWAEQLVVVSAAHRPHPLATAWRGIQRRILQLGLDTGRIDQAVGLARELAMTTYRTPDEFGDRFDSEAPSHAGQAYPVCDYLTARGRAYRDRTTPSRWLSLSDSIDRHRVEPEAITAPVTLVGFTTDRLCPIDDMRELAARLPNLWRFEQHPSLYGHDAFLKEDALVADILTSVLKDIDQ
- the metB gene encoding cystathionine gamma-synthase, which translates into the protein MSRARPADPRTIAARSGVDTDTAHGAVMPPLYLSSNYSFAGFDQKRRYDYSRSGNPTRDVLAETLAELEGGAGAVITATGMAAVDLPLSLLNPGELLIAPHDCYGGTHRLLAARAKKGHFRVAFVDQNDAEALDAALADGAKLVLIETPSNPLLRVVDVADVCRCAHAVGAKVVCDNTFLSPALQRPLELGADIVVHSTTKYINGHSDVVGGAVIAADPADHAELAWWANCLGVTGSPFDAYQTLRGLRTLFTRIERQQATAGLVAAALEQHPAVKAVHYPGLKSHPGHVLAARQQSGPGAMLSFELNGGTDAVRDLIEALDIFTLAESLGGVESLIAHPATMTHAAMTPDARVTAGITDGLIRLSVGLEHQDDILADLVQALDALVLQQAA